The following is a genomic window from Pseudothermotoga thermarum DSM 5069.
CCGATCTCTTCATTTTCGAGTTTGATAATTGCAGAGCGTCCCGGAACGTACATTGGAAGGTTAACTGGCTTAAAGTCAAATTTTAAGGCAAAATGTTCTTGAAGGGATTCCAAATATCCTTTGAATATGAAAAAGTCAATTTCTGAAGAAACCTTGTAATTCTCTTCTTCAAACCGTCCAGTGGCAATTGCTCCGACAAACTCTTTTTCCACAGGATTTCCATTTTCGTTGTGAAAGATTTTCGCTATTTCAAAATACTTTATATCTCTCATTTGCCGTCGATAATTGAAAGCCAAAGAATCAAGTAACCCAAAAAGCAATGAAGGCCTAAGGCAATCCATATCCTCCGTCAGCGGGTTAAGTAGTTTAACAGGTTCTACGTTGAGGATCTTTGATACCAGCTTTGACGGACAGAAGGATAGATTGATCGTTTCGTCAAAGCCGAGCGCAATTAAATGTTCTCGGATTTTTCTCCTGAATAACTGTTTGTCATTCCATCCGCGTCCTCTGGCAATTATTCTTGGCGCCACCGCTTCTATCTTTGAGTATCCATAGATTCTTCCTATTTCTTCTACCAAATCTTCCTCGATTGAGATATCCGGTCTAAAAGTTGGCACTTCAACTTTCAATCTGTCCTCCTTTTCCTCAACTTTCATTTCGAGCGATTGCAGGATTTTTTTACTTTCGCCTTTGGGATCTATACCAAGTATGGTCGATATCTTTTCTTTACGTAATTCGATGACTCGATTGTCAATTTTTCTTGGATAAACATCCACCAAGCCTTGCGCAACTGAGCCGTTGCAGATTTTCTGAACAATCGTCAAAAGCCTTTGCATTACAAAAACGACACCGTTTGGATCCACACCTCTTTCAAAACGGTATGCAGCATCAGATTTTATCCCAAGAACCTTTGCAGTTTTTCTTATCCTGACAGGATTAAAATAGGCGACTTCAAGAATTATCCGGCTTGTTTGCTCGCTAACGCCCGAATTTTTCGCTCCCATAACTCCTCCAACAGCAAGAATGCTAACTGGATCTGTTATCAAGGTTTCTAAACCTTTCAGTTCGTAGTCTTTTTCATCAAGAAGAGTTACTTTCTCTTTTTCTCTTGCCTTTCTAACTACTATTGTGCCTTGATAGACTTTTGAAAAATCAAAAGCATGTGTGGGATGACCGGTTTCAAGCATCACATAGTTCGTGGAATCGACAACGTTGTTTATCGGTCTTATACCACAAGTCATTAACCTTCTTCTAACCCAGATGGGGCTTGGTTTTATCACAACCCCATCGACAAAAGCGGCGCAATACCTTGGACATCCGTCGATGTCTTCAATAGAAACTTTCACGAAATCTTCCACTTTAAGGTTTGAACAGGAATAGCTTATCGAAGGTTTCTTCAACTGTTTTCCGCTGATGACACTCACTTCTCTTGCTACACCAATTATTCCAAGGCAGTCTGGCCTGTTCGAAGTTATTTCTAGATCGAGAACCGGTTCGTTGAGTTTCCAGCGTTCGATCACATCTGCTCCTATTGGTATGTCCTTGTCGATTTGATCTATCAGGCAAACTCCTTCAGATTTTGGTTCCAAGCCCAATTCTTCCAGAGAACACATCACAACTTGTGATAAAACTCCTTTTATCTTAGCAGGTTCAACAACTTGACCATTAGAAAGCTTTGTCGAAGGGTATGCTATGGCAACTTTGTGACCTTTTTCGACTTTCATGTCTGAGGTTACCGTGGTGTAAGTGTTTTCA
Proteins encoded in this region:
- the pheT gene encoding phenylalanine--tRNA ligase subunit beta; translated protein: MLVPIEWLREFVEIDWSVDELAEKLTMAGLKVETILNPFAQGKIVCAEVVETSLHPESNKLKVCKVFDGENTYTTVTSDMKVEKGHKVAIAYPSTKLSNGQVVEPAKIKGVLSQVVMCSLEELGLEPKSEGVCLIDQIDKDIPIGADVIERWKLNEPVLDLEITSNRPDCLGIIGVAREVSVISGKQLKKPSISYSCSNLKVEDFVKVSIEDIDGCPRYCAAFVDGVVIKPSPIWVRRRLMTCGIRPINNVVDSTNYVMLETGHPTHAFDFSKVYQGTIVVRKAREKEKVTLLDEKDYELKGLETLITDPVSILAVGGVMGAKNSGVSEQTSRIILEVAYFNPVRIRKTAKVLGIKSDAAYRFERGVDPNGVVFVMQRLLTIVQKICNGSVAQGLVDVYPRKIDNRVIELRKEKISTILGIDPKGESKKILQSLEMKVEEKEDRLKVEVPTFRPDISIEEDLVEEIGRIYGYSKIEAVAPRIIARGRGWNDKQLFRRKIREHLIALGFDETINLSFCPSKLVSKILNVEPVKLLNPLTEDMDCLRPSLLFGLLDSLAFNYRRQMRDIKYFEIAKIFHNENGNPVEKEFVGAIATGRFEEENYKVSSEIDFFIFKGYLESLQEHFALKFDFKPVNLPMYVPGRSAIIKLENEEIGKIGMLASSVLEFYDLKGDVYFFELDLDKMFQAFQSVRPVKQLSSFPAIRRDISLLLPTGVYAGGIVDYLYSSSEYVEKAGVCDIYKGKDVPENMTSVTFYVVYRAPDRSLTDDEVNAIFEKTVKDVEERFGVKRRFS